GAATGGTGGTTGCCGGAACCGAATTTCAGCACAGGGCCCTGGGCGACATCATCCCCTTCCGGGACGCCTTTGTGAGCGTATTTTTCGTGTCCCTTGGAATGCTCTTCGATGTTCGCACCATCGCCAATCATCCATTGGAAGTGGCCGGAGTGCTTTTTGCACTGGTTTTCGGAAAAGCACTTCTGGCAGGGCTGGCCGCAGCCATCATGAGATTTCCCGCAAGGGCGATATGGCTTTCCGGCATCGGCCTTGCCCAGTTCGGCGAATTCGGATTCGTGCTCCTTAAAGCCGGGGAGCCGCTGGGGCTCATAGACAAGGATTTTTCGGACATCCTCATGGCGGGCGGGGTGATCAGCATGTTTCTGACCCCGGTCCTCATCGGGCTCGCCCCCCACATAACCGCCGGAGAACGCATCCTGGCACCCCTTGCCAGACTTTTGGGCGCAAAAAGCATGGATGACGACCCGGAGACCGAAAAGCTCTCCGGCCACGTTATAATGGTGGGCTACGGCGTGGCCGGAAAGCTGGTGTCCGAGGCCCTCACCGCAAGCGGCGCGGCCCACATCATACTGGAACTGAACTCAGTCACCGTTTCAAAGGCGAGAAAAACGGGTGTGCCGATCTATTACGCCGACGCCACAAGCCGGGAAGCCCTTCTGCACGCCCGCGTGGAAACCGCCCGCGCAGTGGTGGTGCTGATTAACGACCCGGAAGCCGCCCGCCGGGTGACTTTGGCCGTCAACGCAGCAGCGCCTTCGATTCCGGTCATCATACGTTGCCGCTATCTTGGGGAGGCCCAGGGGCTTCTGGAAATGGGGGCCACAGACGTTGTGGCCGAGGAAGTGGAAGCCGGGGTCGAAGTCCTGGCAAGGCTTTTGCGCCGCCTTGAAATTCCCCGGAACGTGATAGAAAACAGGATCAGCGAGACAAGGCAGGAGCTTGGATCCCTCAACCGGCGAATTACCGTGCCTCGAATAACCGTGTGCGAAACCGGGGCGCTTTCGGAACTCAAGATAGAATCCGTAATGGTTGCCGCAGATTCGACAGCCGTTGGAAACACCCTTGCAGAACTGGACCTTCGCCGAAAAACCGGAGCTCTGGCCGTTGCGGTGAAACGGGACGGAGTGCTTTTCGATCCGCCGGATTCGGCAGGCCCCATAAAAACGGGTGACACTCTTTTTCTCGTCGGGCAGCTGGAGGCCATGAACCGGGCCATGAAACTTTTCGGCGCAAAAATCACCCCGCCCCCCGAAAAAAACGAAACCCCGTGACGGAAAAACCGTCAGGGGGCTCAAAAATCGC
This region of Deltaproteobacteria bacterium genomic DNA includes:
- a CDS encoding cation:proton antiporter translates to MPDLFLLRELAVIAAVGAAVTVALWRLRLPAVAGLLAAGALVGPYGLKLVSEIHAIEAIAEVGVVFLLFTIGLEFSLDRLANIFRRVAVGGLVQVAGTLAVSALVAHAFGASTPRAVFMGITVSLSSTAIVLRALADRGETDAPHGRFIVGTLIFQDLCIVPMMLVLPVLASPAPPAETALQLAAALGKAAFAIVLTLFFARHLAGYVFRRVDASRSREVFLLAVLAMCVGTAWLTSLAGLSLALGAFLGGMVVAGTEFQHRALGDIIPFRDAFVSVFFVSLGMLFDVRTIANHPLEVAGVLFALVFGKALLAGLAAAIMRFPARAIWLSGIGLAQFGEFGFVLLKAGEPLGLIDKDFSDILMAGGVISMFLTPVLIGLAPHITAGERILAPLARLLGAKSMDDDPETEKLSGHVIMVGYGVAGKLVSEALTASGAAHIILELNSVTVSKARKTGVPIYYADATSREALLHARVETARAVVVLINDPEAARRVTLAVNAAAPSIPVIIRCRYLGEAQGLLEMGATDVVAEEVEAGVEVLARLLRRLEIPRNVIENRISETRQELGSLNRRITVPRITVCETGALSELKIESVMVAADSTAVGNTLAELDLRRKTGALAVAVKRDGVLFDPPDSAGPIKTGDTLFLVGQLEAMNRAMKLFGAKITPPPEKNETP